GGGCCGGATGGACTACGCCAGCGAAGTGGATGCGGACGCGGAAAAGGTCATCGTCAAGGAACTCAAGCGCGCCTACCCGGACTACGGCATCTTCGGTGAAGAAGGTGGTGTGCAGGGCGAGCGTCGCCAGATGTGGGTCATCGATCCCCTGGACGGCACCAGCAACTACCTGCGCGGCGTGCCGCACTACTGCGTGTCGATCGCCCTGGTCGAGAACGGCGAGCCGACCGATGCGGTCATCTTCGACCCGCTGCGCAATGAGCTGTTCACCGCCAGCCGTGGCGCCGGCGCCGTGCTGAACGACCGCCGCATCCGCGTGGCCGACCGCAAGGATCTGGATGGCACGATGATCCACACCGGTTTCGCCCCGCGCGAACGCAGCCGCGCCAGCGCCCAGCTGAAGGCAGTCGACGCCCTGCTGGTGCACGGCGAGGACATCCGTCGCACCGGTTCGGCCGCGCTGGACCTGGCCTACGTGGCCTGCGGCCGTGCCGATGCATACTTCGAAGCCGGCGTGAAGGCGTGGGACATCGCCGCCGGCCTGCTGCTGGTCCGCGAAGCGGGCGGCAAGGTCTGCGACTTCAAGGGCGCGACCCTGGGCCGCATGGACAACCGCGGCCCGGAGACCCATCAGATTGTGGCCGGCAACCTGAAGGTGGCCGAGTCGCTGCAGAAGGTGCTGGTGAACACCGGCTACGCGGCGGAGTTCGACGCGAAGTTCTGAGATTCCGTGTAAAGCGGTTCATGGGGACGGCACCTGCGAAGGTGCCGTTTTCGTATCCGCGGTGATCGTGCTTGTCACTTTCTTTGCTCGTGCAAAGAAAGTAACCAAAGAAACACGCCGCCAGGGCGCGAGCCGTACCCTGCGCTCCTCGGTCCGTCGAGGGACGGTGCGGGAACTCGCTGCGCTCAGACACCCGCACCTCTTCGCCCTCGCCGGACCTGCGGTGCTCGGCTCGCTCAAGGCGGGTCCCAAGGTCAAATGCCACAGCTGCACCCAGTAGATCCACGCCACGTGTGGATGCTGTTGATCTTGATCTTGATCTTCCAGTCCGCCTTGAGCGAGCCGAGCATCGCAGGGGAATCAGGGGCGAAGAGGCGCCGGTGTCTGAGCGCAGCGAGTTCGGCGCCTTCCCCTGATTCACCGAGAAGCGCAGGGTACCGGCGCGTAGCGACGGCTCGCGGCCGGCGGAGCGTTTCTTTGGTTACTTTCTTTGCGCGCAAAGAAAGTGACACCCCTCCGCGGTCGCGGAAATGATCCTAGGCATCGCCTGGCGCCACCAATGCGTGCGCGCACAAACAAAAACGCCCGGCGCGCGGCCAGGCGTTCCTGCACTACCGTGGAGGCACGGAGGCTTACGCCACCGTCGAAGCCCGCAGCGCGGCGATGCGCTCTTCCAGCGGCGGGTGGCTCATGAACAGCTTCTTCGCCGTCGAACCGGCAATACCGAACGCGGCGATCTGGGTCGGCAGTGTGCTCTGGCCGTGGTTCAACTGCAGGCGCTCCAGCGCGGCGATCATCTTCTGGCGGCCAGCCAGCGAGGCACCGCCTGCATCGGCGCGGAACTCGCGGTGGCGCGAGAACCACATCGAGATCATGGTGGCGAACAGGCCGAACACCATCTCCAGCACGAACACGATGATGTAGTAGGCGAAGCCACGGCCGCCGCCTTCGCGGTTGCCCGACAGCGCGCTGTCGATGATGCCGCCCACCACGCGCGCCAGCACGATCACGAAGGTGTTCAGCACACCCTGCAGCAGCGCCATGGTAATCATGTCACCGTTGGCGACGTGGGCGATCTCGTGGCCCAGCACCGCTTCGGCCTCGTCCTCGCTCATGTTGTGCAGCAGGCCGGTGGACACCGCGACAAGCGCGTTGTTGCGGTTGGCGCCGGTGGCGAAGGCATTGATCTCCGGGCCCTCGTACACAGCCACTTCGGGCATGCCGATGCCGGCCGCCTTGGCCTGGCGCTCGACGGTGGCCAGCAACCAGCGTTCGGTCTGGTTGCGCGGCTCGGTGATCACCACCGCACCGGTGGAGCGCTTGGCCATCCACTTGGACAGCAGCAGCGAGATCAGGGAGCCACCAAAGCCAAAGATCGCGGCCATGACCAGCAGGCCACTCATCTGGTTCGAACTGACCCCCAGCAACGACATCACGATGCTGGCGAGGATCAGGACCGCGAAGTTGGTCGCCAGGAACAGGGCAATGCGGGTAAACATGGGAAAATCCGGCTCGGAAGGGGTCGATACCGGTCAATTTGCGGTGTGGTCAGCTTGAATTCAAGCGCCAACCTGACCGACGATTCAGCCAGCATGACCTCCCCTATTCCCTGCGGCCGCTTCGCGCCTTCGCCGACCGGCCTGCTCCACCCCGGATCCCTGCTCGCCGCCTTCGGCAGCTGGCTGCTTGCACGCCATCACGGAGGCCTCTGGCGGCTGCGGGTCGAAGACGTCGACCCACCGCGCACCGTGCCCGGTGCCGCCGAGGCACAGCTGCAGGCGCTGGCGGCATTCGGCCTGGCCCACGATGGCCTGATCGTCTGGCAGAGCGCGCGCGGCGACGCCTACCAGGCCGCGCTGGACGTGCTGCTCGCCAGCGACCAGGCCTTTGTCTGCCACTGCAGCCGCAGCGACCTGGCCGCCAGCGGCGGCATCCACCATCGCTGCGTGGCCCGGCAGCCGCGACCGGACCCGGCGGTCCGCTTCCGCGTGCTGCCCGGCAGCGTCGTGGCTTTCGACGATGGCCTGCGCGGTCCTCAGCAGCAGGATGTGCATGCCGAGGTCGGCGACTTCGTACTGCGCCGCGCCGATGGCTGCTGGGCCTACCAGCTGGCAGTCGTGGTCGATGACGCCGCGCAGGGCGTGACCGAAGTGGTGCGCGGTGCCGACCTGCTCGACTCCACGGCACGGCAGATCCTGCTGCAGCAGGCATTGGGGCTGGCAGTGCCGCGCTACTGGCACCTGCCGCTGCTGCTCGATGCCCCGGGCCACAAGCTGTCCAAGTCGCTGGCGGCGCTGCCAGTGGACAGTTCGCACCCGCTGCCCGTGCTGCGCCAGCTCTGGCAGCTGCTCGGCCAGGCACCTGAAGCGCTGGAACCTGCGCACGATCTGGATACGCTGCTGGCGGCCGCCCGCAATGCCTTCGACCCAGCGCGGCTGCCACGTACCGACATCCTGCTGCCAGCCGGCGCACTTTCCGCGCCGATGTTGCAGAATCCCCCTTCCCCCACCTGATACCCGGACAGCACTCCATGACATCTCGCGTCGCACTGGTCACCGGCGGAACCGGCGGCATCGGTACCGCCATCTGCCAACGCCTGGCCGACCAGGGCCACCGGGTCGCCACCAATTACCGCGATGAGGCCAAGGCCCGCGCCTGGCAGCAGGCGATGGCCGAACGCGGTTACAGCGTGTCGATCTCCCCGGGCGATGTCTCCGATCCGGGCAGTGCCGAAGCACTGGTGCGTGCAGTCGAGGCCGAACTGGGCCCGGTCGAGATCCTGGTCAACAATGCCGGCATCACCCGCGACACCACCTTCCATCGCATGCGCGTGGACCAGTGGCACGATGTGATCAACACCAACCTCAATTCGGTGTTCAACGTCACCCGCCCGGTCATCGAAGGCATGCGCCGGCGGGGTTGGGGCCGGGTCATCCAGATCAGCTCGATCAACGGCCTGAAGGGCCAGTACGGGCAGGCCAACTACGCGGCCGCCAAGGCCGGCATGCACGGCTTCACCATCTCGCTGGCCCGCGAGAACGCCGGCTTCGGCATTACCGTCAACACCATTTCGCCCGGCTACGTGGCCACCGACATGGTGATGGCGGTGCCGGAAGACGTGCGCGCCAAGATCGTCGCCGACATTCCCACCGGGCGCCTCGGCAAGCCGGAGGAAATCGCTTACGGGGTGTCGTTCCTGGTGGCGGAGGAAGCCTCGTGGATCACCGGCAGCAACCTGGACATCAATGGCGGCCATCATATGGGTTGGTAAGCCGCGCTGGCGGCCTTAGCGGCGCACGCTCGCCGACCCTGCCGATGGTCATGCTGCGCAGCACGCAAACCCTTGCTGCGCAACATGATCCCCCGTGAAAGCCAAGCCTGGCGGGGGCTGAGGCGGTTGCAACGGCTGCTGCACTGCGCCATGCTGCGCATCTACTGTGACGAGTGACCGCTTCAATGGCTGCGACCCGCATCATCAAGAAGTATCCGAACCGCCGTCTCTACGACACCGAGATCTCCAGCTACATCACCATCGAGGACGTGCGCCAGCTGATCCTGGACGGTGAAGACTTCGAAGTCCGCGACGCCAAGAGCGGCGACGACCTCACCCGTTCGGTCCTGCTGCAGATCATCGCCGACCAGGAACAGGACGGCGAACCGATGCTGTCCACCCAGCTGCTGAGCCAGCTGATCCGCTTCTACGGCGATTCGCTGCAGGGCTTCATGGGCAACTACCTGGAGCGCAGCATGCAGGTCTTCCTCGACCAGCAGCAGCAGTTCCGCCAGCAGATGGGCAACCTGCTGGGCCAGACCCCATGGGCGATGATGAACCAGTTGACCGAGCGCAACCTGGAACTGTGGCAGGAATTCCAGCGCAACATGGGCACCGGTTTCGGCGGCTCGCGCCCGGGTGGCACGGGTACCGGCACCGGCAACAAGCCCAACGAACCCGGTACGGGCACCGGCACCGGCGGCAAGACCCGTCGCTGAGCCGCCACCCCGGCGGATACGAGAACGGCGCGCCCCTGGGCGCGCCGTTTTGTTTTGCATGCCGGAATCGTGGTCACCCGGCGTCCGGTGGAGTCGACTGCCAGTCGACTCCACCATCTTCAACGCTTCGCCTTGCACCCCGTGCACACGCGTTCAACCTTGTAGCCTTTGGCCTTCAGCTTCTCGACCACGCCATCGTTGCCAAGCAGGTGCAGCGTACCGACCACCACCAGCGTGCCACCCTGCCCGGCCTGCAGGTACGGCAGCAGCTTCGGCACCCAGGCATCGTTGCGGCCGGTGTTGATGCGCTGGTACAGCTGCGGGTACTGCTGGCGCATTTCCGCGGCCATCTTCGTCCACAACAGACGCTCATCGCCGCGCCGCCAGGCATCGTGCAGCTGGCGCGCCTGCTCATCGCCCTTGCCCGCCTGATCCAGCGCCTCGGACAGCATCTGCCGCTGCTCCTGCGGGGTCATGCCGTCGAGCATGCCGATCTGGGTGTCGATGTCTTCCAGCCCCGCAGTCTTGCGGCCGGTCTTCTGTGCGCGCTCCATGAAGTGACGGTCCAGGCCCAGTGCCGGGTCCAGGCCCATCTTCTGCATCTGCCCGACCGAAATGCTCAGGCCGACGAACCAGGGCTTCATGCCCTGCATCTGCGCCAACGGCAGCTTGTTCTCGGATGCAAACGCCTGCAGCTTCTGCCAGGTAGCGGCATCGAGATCACGCTTGAGCTCGCTGCCATCGGTGCGGACCGCTGTCTGCACCATGCGGCTGGCCAGCTGCGGCGATTGCATGTCTTCCGGTGACAGTTCGAACACGACCCGCTGCGAGGCCGCGAAGGCCTGTTCGACGTCGGGCGACAGCGGGTAGTCCTGCGGCTTCAGCAGGTGGAATGACCCCAGCAGGTACAGGCGCGCGTCACCCGGGCCGGTCACCTTCCACAGCAGCGGCACTGGCGGCTTTGCTGCTGCGCCAGAGGTGTCGGCTTGCACGGTACGAGCGGCAACCAGTGGTGCCAGCGCAAAGGCCACCAACAGAACGGCGGCACGCAACAGGGTTCTGATCGTCATATCAGCCTTCTCCTTCAGGCAGGTGGTAGGCCTTCTCGCCCGCTTCCACGCGTAGATCCAACCGGTTTTCCGGCGGCGCCAGCGGGCACGTGGCATAGGCGGTGAATGCACACGGCGGGTTGTAGGCATGGTTGAAATCGATGCGTACCGTGCCGTCGGCAGCAGGCGCATCGGTATCCAGGTAGCGACCGGCCGGATAACTGCCACGGCCGCTGGTGCGGTCGGCAAAGATCAGGAACAGCGGCTGCCCGGTGGCTCCGATCGCTTCCAACCGCCATGTGCGGCCGTCGCGTTCGAATTCGACCGCGCCCGCATTGGGCATTTCGGTGGTCAGGCCGGTGATGTCGACAATGGGCAGGGTCTTGCCCACCGAATGCGGGATGAAGCGCGCCTGCACCTGCCAGTCCGGGCCACCCGGCCAGTACTCCAGCCCGGCGAAATCACGGCGCGCCGGCGCATCGGCATGCTTGACCCGCAGCGCATCACGCGGCCCGCGCCGGATGATGCTTAGCTGGCCCTTGCCACCGTCGAAGGCCAGCAGCGTCGGCTGCGGATCCTTGTCGGTGTCGACGCGGATGCGGCCGTGCACCGGCTGGCCATCATGGCTGACATCGACGCCGGCTTCGGGGGTGAACCACCATTGGCTGCCCTCGCGGCGCAGCAGGCCCAGCTTGTCCGGGCCGACCGCCAGGCGGATGCCATTGGTGGCGCCGCTGCCGACGAAATGCGATTTGTTCTGCAGCCAGTGCAGGCCAACCAGGGCCGTCCAACCATCAGGCCGGGTCAGGTCCTGGTAGCGCGCCACGCGCCATTGCTGCTGCGTGGCCGCGTAGGCCGGATCTTCAGTGACCTTCGGCACCGGCGCTGTCGCCGGGCTGCAGGCAACCAACACCAAAGCGGCCAGCAGGCCGCCCATTCCCCGATAACGCATCGATGCTCCCCTCAACGTCCGCGCAGGAACCAGCGGTCGATCTCCGCCAGCGAAAAACGGGCCCAGGTCGGTCGGCCGTGGTTGCACTGCCCGGACCGCTCGGTGATTTCCATGTCGCGCAGCAGCGCGTTCATCTCCGGCACGGTCAGGCGCCGATTGGCGCGCACCGCACCATGGCAGGCCATGGTCGACAGCAGTTCGTCGCGCGCACTGGCCACGCGGCGGCTCTGGCCGTGCTCGCGCAGGTCGGTCAGCACATCGCGCAGCAGTCCTTCCGGCTCGGCATGCGCCAACAGCGCTGGAATGCTGCGCACATGCAGGGATCCGGGGCCAGCGCGGGTCACTTCGAAGCCGAGCGCCGCCAGCGTTTCGGCCTCGCTTTCGGCAGTGTCGGCCTCACGCTCGCCCACCGCCAGCGTGATCGGCACCAGCAACGGCTGCGACTGCAGGCCGATACCGTCGTGCGCGTTCTTCAGGCGCTCGTAACCGATGCGCTCGTGCGCGGCATGCATGTCGACCACGATCAGGCCTTCTGCGTTCTCGGCCAGGATGTAGATGCCATGCAGCTGCGCGATCGCATAGCCCAGCGGCGGCACACCGGCATCGGCACGGGTGACCGGCAGGCCATTCTCGGTGGGCATCGACGGCAGCGCCGCCCCGCGCTCGGCACCGGCCGGCGTGGCATACAGCGCGGCGTAGGCCGCCGGAGCATCGGCCACCTGCAGACCAAGGGGCTGCTGCGGGCGCCATCCGGAGAAACCGCCACCACCGCCGCCCGACCCGGCTCCGGGCGCAGGCCCACGCACCAGCCCGAAACCCGACGCGCCTACGCTCGATGCCATCGCCGCAGCAGCCGCGTCCCCTGCAGGCACCGGACCGGCCCCGATCTCCTGCGCCGACATGCCGGCACGGGTGTCGGCCAGCGCATCCTTCAGCGTGCGGTAGACGAAGTCATGCACCAGCCGCGAATCGCGGAAGCGCACCTCATGCTTGGCCGGATGTACGTTGACGTCGACGCGGGTCGGGTCCAGTTCGAGGAACAGCACATAGGCCGGCTGGCGGCCGTGGTACAGCACA
This genomic interval from Stenotrophomonas sp. 57 contains the following:
- a CDS encoding inositol monophosphatase family protein — encoded protein: MQKPAVTVMVKAARLAGNVLLRNINKLEALNVVQKGRMDYASEVDADAEKVIVKELKRAYPDYGIFGEEGGVQGERRQMWVIDPLDGTSNYLRGVPHYCVSIALVENGEPTDAVIFDPLRNELFTASRGAGAVLNDRRIRVADRKDLDGTMIHTGFAPRERSRASAQLKAVDALLVHGEDIRRTGSAALDLAYVACGRADAYFEAGVKAWDIAAGLLLVREAGGKVCDFKGATLGRMDNRGPETHQIVAGNLKVAESLQKVLVNTGYAAEFDAKF
- the htpX gene encoding protease HtpX encodes the protein MFTRIALFLATNFAVLILASIVMSLLGVSSNQMSGLLVMAAIFGFGGSLISLLLSKWMAKRSTGAVVITEPRNQTERWLLATVERQAKAAGIGMPEVAVYEGPEINAFATGANRNNALVAVSTGLLHNMSEDEAEAVLGHEIAHVANGDMITMALLQGVLNTFVIVLARVVGGIIDSALSGNREGGGRGFAYYIIVFVLEMVFGLFATMISMWFSRHREFRADAGGASLAGRQKMIAALERLQLNHGQSTLPTQIAAFGIAGSTAKKLFMSHPPLEERIAALRASTVA
- the gluQRS gene encoding tRNA glutamyl-Q(34) synthetase GluQRS produces the protein MTSPIPCGRFAPSPTGLLHPGSLLAAFGSWLLARHHGGLWRLRVEDVDPPRTVPGAAEAQLQALAAFGLAHDGLIVWQSARGDAYQAALDVLLASDQAFVCHCSRSDLAASGGIHHRCVARQPRPDPAVRFRVLPGSVVAFDDGLRGPQQQDVHAEVGDFVLRRADGCWAYQLAVVVDDAAQGVTEVVRGADLLDSTARQILLQQALGLAVPRYWHLPLLLDAPGHKLSKSLAALPVDSSHPLPVLRQLWQLLGQAPEALEPAHDLDTLLAAARNAFDPARLPRTDILLPAGALSAPMLQNPPSPT
- the phbB gene encoding acetoacetyl-CoA reductase yields the protein MTSRVALVTGGTGGIGTAICQRLADQGHRVATNYRDEAKARAWQQAMAERGYSVSISPGDVSDPGSAEALVRAVEAELGPVEILVNNAGITRDTTFHRMRVDQWHDVINTNLNSVFNVTRPVIEGMRRRGWGRVIQISSINGLKGQYGQANYAAAKAGMHGFTISLARENAGFGITVNTISPGYVATDMVMAVPEDVRAKIVADIPTGRLGKPEEIAYGVSFLVAEEASWITGSNLDINGGHHMGW
- the phaR gene encoding polyhydroxyalkanoate synthesis repressor PhaR gives rise to the protein MAATRIIKKYPNRRLYDTEISSYITIEDVRQLILDGEDFEVRDAKSGDDLTRSVLLQIIADQEQDGEPMLSTQLLSQLIRFYGDSLQGFMGNYLERSMQVFLDQQQQFRQQMGNLLGQTPWAMMNQLTERNLELWQEFQRNMGTGFGGSRPGGTGTGTGNKPNEPGTGTGTGGKTRR
- a CDS encoding TraB/GumN family protein encodes the protein MTIRTLLRAAVLLVAFALAPLVAARTVQADTSGAAAKPPVPLLWKVTGPGDARLYLLGSFHLLKPQDYPLSPDVEQAFAASQRVVFELSPEDMQSPQLASRMVQTAVRTDGSELKRDLDAATWQKLQAFASENKLPLAQMQGMKPWFVGLSISVGQMQKMGLDPALGLDRHFMERAQKTGRKTAGLEDIDTQIGMLDGMTPQEQRQMLSEALDQAGKGDEQARQLHDAWRRGDERLLWTKMAAEMRQQYPQLYQRINTGRNDAWVPKLLPYLQAGQGGTLVVVGTLHLLGNDGVVEKLKAKGYKVERVCTGCKAKR
- a CDS encoding DUF1684 domain-containing protein — its product is MRYRGMGGLLAALVLVACSPATAPVPKVTEDPAYAATQQQWRVARYQDLTRPDGWTALVGLHWLQNKSHFVGSGATNGIRLAVGPDKLGLLRREGSQWWFTPEAGVDVSHDGQPVHGRIRVDTDKDPQPTLLAFDGGKGQLSIIRRGPRDALRVKHADAPARRDFAGLEYWPGGPDWQVQARFIPHSVGKTLPIVDITGLTTEMPNAGAVEFERDGRTWRLEAIGATGQPLFLIFADRTSGRGSYPAGRYLDTDAPAADGTVRIDFNHAYNPPCAFTAYATCPLAPPENRLDLRVEAGEKAYHLPEGEG
- the mutL gene encoding DNA mismatch repair endonuclease MutL, with the translated sequence MSAPGPRPIRPLPEILINQIAAGEVVERPASVVKELVENAIDAGASRVDIDLEEGGVRLIRIRDNGSGIAPEQLPLAVSRHATSKIADLDDLESVATLGFRGEALPSIASVSRFTLSSRRAHDEHGSALQIEGGKIGEVTPRAHAPGTTVEVRELFYNVPARRKFLRAERTELGHIEEWLRSLALARPDVELRVSHNGKASRRYKPGDLYSDARLAETLGEDFASQAVRVDHSGAGLRLHGWIAQPHYSRASADQQYLYVNGRSVRDRSVAHAVKMAYGDVLYHGRQPAYVLFLELDPTRVDVNVHPAKHEVRFRDSRLVHDFVYRTLKDALADTRAGMSAQEIGAGPVPAGDAAAAAMASSVGASGFGLVRGPAPGAGSGGGGGGFSGWRPQQPLGLQVADAPAAYAALYATPAGAERGAALPSMPTENGLPVTRADAGVPPLGYAIAQLHGIYILAENAEGLIVVDMHAAHERIGYERLKNAHDGIGLQSQPLLVPITLAVGEREADTAESEAETLAALGFEVTRAGPGSLHVRSIPALLAHAEPEGLLRDVLTDLREHGQSRRVASARDELLSTMACHGAVRANRRLTVPEMNALLRDMEITERSGQCNHGRPTWARFSLAEIDRWFLRGR